One genomic region from Pristis pectinata isolate sPriPec2 chromosome X, sPriPec2.1.pri, whole genome shotgun sequence encodes:
- the mettl1 gene encoding tRNA (guanine-N(7)-)-methyltransferase, with protein MAVPAPQKRYYRQRAHSNPMADHAFEYPVRPAEMDWSQYYPEYFKPQSEKDSHDDEKDVTDKKNLKFFVEFADIGCGYGGLLVELSPLFPNSLILGLEIRVKVSDYVIDRIKSLRASNPGKYQNIACIRSNAMKYLPNFFNKGQLSKMFFLFPDPHFKKTKHKWRIISSTLLAEYAYVLRVGGLVYTITDVQEVHEWMVKHFTEHPLFEGVQLEDLKDDIIVDRLGVCTEEGKKVLRSGGQNFTAVFRRIEGKNPKLKTEGEKL; from the exons ATGGCGGTGCCGGCTCCTCAGAAGCGTTACTATCGACAGCGTGCTCACTCCAATCCAATGGCGGATCACGCCTTCGAATA CCCTGTTCGGCCTGCGGAGATGGATTGGTCTCAGTACTATCCTGAATACTTCAAACCACAGTCTGAGAAGGATAGTCACGATGATGAGAAAGATGTAACTGACAAAAAGAATTTGAAGTTTTTTGTGGAATTTGCAGACATAGGGTGTGGTTATGGAGGCCTACTGG TGGAgttatctcctctctttcccaattcattAATTCTGGGGCTAGAAATCAGAGTGAAGGTATCCGACTATGTGATAGATCGTATCAAATCCCTAAGAGCTTCAAACCCTGGAAAATACCAGAACATCGCTTGCATCAGAAGCAATGCAATGAAGTATTTACCAAACTTCTTCAACAAAGGACAG CTGAGCAAgatgttctttctttttcctgatccaCATTTTAAAAAGACGAAACACAAATGGAGAATTATTAGCTCAACGTTGCTGGCTGAGTACGCCTATGTTCTGCGTGTGGGG GGTTTGGTCTATACCATTACTGATGTGCAGGAAGTACATGAGTGGATGGTCAAACACTTCACGGAGCACCCCTTGTTTGAAGGTGTACAACTAGAGGATCTG AAGGATGACATCATTGTTGACCGTCTGGGTGTATGCACAGAAGAAGGTAAAAAAGTATTAAGGAGTGGCGGACAGAATTTTACTGCAGTGTTCCGACGAATTGAGGGGAAAAACCCGAAGCTGAAAACTGAAGGGGAAAAGTTGTGA